From one Veillonellales bacterium genomic stretch:
- a CDS encoding LysR family transcriptional regulator translates to MELKQLECFLAVSKLKSFTRAAEQIYMSQPNVTTTIRRLENEVGIILFERNKKKAVLTPEGKIFHDYITIVMDDVSKATEKAAELKNLNSGIINFGISPITSLPVTSFLLAKFHTIYPSLKINFIEDGSHNIKKMLEEDHIDLGLILIDDDMDTLDYVNLCHHQLAVFLPPCHPLKNRTIVPLSALKNELLILPKENCSLHHFLKSELTKQNIAPHVSFETNYIQMVKHLITSGAGVAILPNGIFETQTINSVLLSPPLEISIGAAKKKSKYLSYASQTLYTFLENSFT, encoded by the coding sequence ATGGAATTGAAACAATTGGAATGCTTTTTAGCAGTAAGCAAACTAAAAAGTTTTACCCGCGCCGCTGAGCAGATCTATATGTCACAACCGAATGTTACTACTACTATCCGGCGTCTGGAGAACGAAGTTGGCATTATACTATTTGAACGCAACAAAAAAAAAGCTGTTCTAACACCGGAAGGTAAAATTTTTCATGATTATATCACTATTGTTATGGATGATGTGTCCAAGGCCACAGAAAAAGCAGCGGAATTGAAAAATTTAAACAGTGGCATCATAAATTTTGGTATATCTCCCATTACTAGTTTGCCTGTAACTTCATTTCTACTCGCTAAATTCCACACCATTTATCCTTCACTAAAAATTAATTTTATTGAAGATGGATCCCACAACATAAAAAAAATGCTTGAAGAAGACCATATTGATTTAGGCTTAATACTAATTGATGATGATATGGATACATTGGATTACGTAAATTTATGTCATCACCAATTAGCCGTTTTCCTGCCGCCTTGTCACCCGCTAAAAAACCGAACCATCGTGCCGTTATCAGCCTTGAAAAATGAGCTGCTCATCTTGCCAAAAGAAAACTGCTCCTTGCATCATTTTCTAAAGTCTGAACTAACTAAACAAAATATTGCACCACATGTTAGCTTTGAAACAAACTATATTCAAATGGTTAAGCATTTAATTACCTCCGGCGCCGGCGTAGCTATACTTCCTAATGGAATATTTGAGACCCAAACCATAAATTCAGTGTTATTATCGCCACCACTAGAAATATCAATCGGCGCCGCCAAAAAGAAAAGCAAATACCTTTCCTATGCATCTCAAACCTTATATACATTTCTTGAGAACTCATTTACATAA
- a CDS encoding M20 family metallo-hydrolase, giving the protein MMGKDWVELMFKKMADIGKIEHGYNRLAYSDADWQAKMLIMDTMKELGLNVRMDAVGNIIGRLEGTDKNATVVAAGSHVDSVPEGGNYDGSVGVIGALCAVKRLKAQGDLTHPLEIWVFAGHESSRFGFAHLGSRSICGMADPDKWATIKDTMGNTVPEVLVSRNLHFDKIAEAKRNPAELKSFMELHIEQGPILENNKIAIGIVTDIAAPIRLSIKIQGNPAHSGTTPMGVRHDALVTASQIVLAVRKHALAALDKGIVGTVGMMQVKPGAMNIVPGFVEMWVDVRGNKFENVSEVINQIKESAKKSAAEEGTRVQIDTISSAKPVHLDENLMKMVKESCEKLNISYTYMIGGGGHDSQNIAHIMPTIVMHIPCRNGVSHTPEEYAKIEDIMPGIDVMTDVLAKLAK; this is encoded by the coding sequence ATGATGGGTAAAGATTGGGTAGAGTTAATGTTTAAAAAGATGGCTGATATCGGGAAAATTGAGCATGGTTATAATAGATTGGCGTACTCTGATGCTGATTGGCAGGCCAAAATGTTAATCATGGATACTATGAAAGAACTTGGTCTGAACGTTAGGATGGATGCTGTAGGGAATATTATTGGTAGGCTGGAAGGAACTGATAAGAATGCAACCGTTGTAGCTGCCGGTTCACATGTTGACTCTGTGCCGGAGGGCGGTAATTATGATGGCTCTGTCGGTGTTATCGGCGCCTTATGCGCAGTGAAACGACTTAAAGCACAGGGAGATTTAACGCATCCGCTTGAGATTTGGGTATTTGCTGGCCATGAGTCCAGCCGCTTTGGTTTTGCTCATTTGGGCAGCCGTTCTATTTGCGGCATGGCTGATCCGGACAAATGGGCTACTATCAAAGATACTATGGGGAATACCGTTCCGGAAGTGCTGGTTTCACGCAATTTGCATTTTGATAAAATTGCTGAAGCAAAGCGCAATCCGGCAGAATTAAAGTCCTTTATGGAGTTGCATATTGAACAAGGGCCAATACTCGAAAATAATAAAATCGCTATAGGTATTGTTACGGACATTGCTGCACCGATTAGACTTTCGATTAAGATACAGGGCAATCCGGCGCATTCCGGAACAACACCGATGGGTGTCCGCCATGACGCTTTGGTTACAGCGTCTCAGATAGTGCTGGCAGTACGGAAACATGCGTTGGCTGCACTGGACAAGGGAATTGTCGGGACAGTTGGCATGATGCAGGTAAAACCGGGTGCTATGAATATAGTTCCAGGCTTTGTAGAAATGTGGGTAGATGTGCGCGGAAATAAATTTGAAAATGTTTCTGAGGTTATTAATCAAATTAAGGAAAGCGCTAAGAAGAGTGCGGCTGAAGAAGGTACAAGGGTTCAGATCGATACAATATCATCAGCTAAACCTGTACATTTGGATGAAAATCTAATGAAAATGGTGAAAGAGTCTTGCGAAAAATTGAATATTTCTTATACGTATATGATTGGCGGCGGCGGGCATGATTCGCAAAATATCGCCCATATCATGCCGACAATTGTTATGCATATTCCCTGCCGCAATGGAGTCAGCCATACCCCGGAGGAGTACGCCAAAATTGAGGATATTATGCCAGGAATTGATGTAATGACTGACGTACTGGCTAAGCTGGCCAAATAA
- the dcuC gene encoding C4-dicarboxylate transporter DcuC: protein MVWIGFAIVIVTFYAIIKKFETRLVLFVSGLLMAFIGGNIAGCVNAFVKEFTNAGLVPTICTVLGFSYVMDYTGCSKHLVVFMTNILKKVKIILIPGTVIVTFLLNIALPSAAGAAAAVGVLLIPTLISTGVHPALAASAVFLGTWGSVMSPGLMFNPQVAKIAGVDVMTVIATFSRQVLFAAFVAAIVLALIAYIKKEGAGSQSTEIVVQEEDFKVNVLWAIVPILPITLLILGSEQLHILPIITVPQSMLIGTAIGFIVARPNVFEGTKRFFKGCGDGMGDVVGLIAAAAAFTQGMEIIGLIGALVEVMKNSQQVAQFASAFGPFIIAAVSGSGNAAALAFNGAVTPYATQFGYGIVELGSMAQIGAGLGRCMSPVAGAAIILAKMAGVNPIELAKRNAIPTIIATLIVMFTLL from the coding sequence GTGGTTTGGATAGGTTTTGCTATTGTAATAGTAACATTTTATGCAATAATCAAAAAATTTGAAACAAGATTGGTGCTATTTGTTTCTGGGCTGCTTATGGCGTTTATAGGCGGTAATATTGCGGGCTGTGTGAATGCATTTGTAAAAGAATTTACAAATGCCGGACTGGTGCCGACAATTTGTACGGTATTAGGTTTTAGCTATGTTATGGACTATACTGGTTGCAGTAAGCATTTAGTAGTATTTATGACCAATATACTTAAGAAAGTCAAGATCATTCTCATTCCCGGTACAGTTATTGTGACCTTTCTGTTAAATATTGCGCTGCCCAGTGCTGCCGGCGCGGCAGCGGCAGTCGGGGTATTATTAATTCCAACTCTTATTAGTACAGGCGTTCATCCGGCGCTTGCAGCAAGTGCGGTTTTCTTAGGAACGTGGGGCAGTGTTATGAGTCCTGGGCTAATGTTTAACCCTCAAGTAGCTAAAATTGCCGGAGTCGATGTAATGACGGTTATTGCTACTTTTTCCAGGCAGGTTTTATTTGCTGCTTTTGTGGCAGCCATTGTGTTGGCTTTGATTGCCTATATAAAAAAAGAGGGCGCTGGCAGTCAGTCTACTGAAATTGTTGTTCAAGAAGAAGACTTTAAAGTAAATGTATTATGGGCGATTGTGCCCATATTGCCCATCACTTTACTGATTTTAGGCAGTGAGCAGCTTCATATATTGCCGATAATTACAGTCCCGCAATCAATGCTCATTGGTACGGCAATCGGTTTTATTGTAGCACGGCCTAATGTCTTTGAAGGGACAAAGCGGTTTTTTAAAGGCTGCGGCGATGGTATGGGCGATGTAGTTGGTCTTATAGCCGCCGCGGCTGCTTTTACTCAGGGAATGGAGATTATTGGCTTGATAGGAGCTTTGGTGGAAGTTATGAAAAATTCTCAGCAGGTTGCTCAATTTGCGTCGGCTTTTGGTCCATTTATTATTGCGGCTGTTTCCGGTTCTGGCAATGCGGCGGCACTGGCTTTTAATGGGGCGGTTACGCCTTACGCAACGCAGTTTGGCTATGGTATAGTTGAACTTGGCTCAATGGCCCAGATCGGAGCTGGCCTTGGACGTTGTATGTCGCCAGTAGCAGGTGCGGCTATTATTTTAGCAAAAATGGCGGGAGTAAATCCAATAGAATTAGCTAAACGAAATGCGATTCCAACCATTATTGCGACATTAATAGTTATGTTTACGCTATTATGA
- a CDS encoding LysR family transcriptional regulator codes for MEIELLRTLMILSQTKNFSKTAELQHIVQSTVTTRIQELEKAVGKQLFLRTKQKVELSEAGSVFLPYAERMLHLYEEGKTKANAIIPFEGRLVIGSVDSIWRNLLFPVLKEYLVQYPQISFKATTGHSSEIIQLLVDGVIDLAIVYQPPRLNRFNVFACHEDDFVLVVHPNHPLAECPSIPVEELSHINLLYHNWSGPFSKWINEVLPANHLFQAQIDPAYIILSLVKQGLGPAILNRSSVANELNNKTLIEIPLIGPNLPPKWETYLAVNANKINELPVKNWLELMTKFGLKCVQL; via the coding sequence TTGGAAATTGAGTTATTGCGAACCTTAATGATCCTTTCCCAAACAAAAAACTTCTCAAAAACTGCAGAATTACAGCATATTGTTCAGTCTACAGTTACAACCCGTATTCAGGAATTAGAAAAAGCTGTTGGCAAACAGCTTTTTCTAAGAACTAAACAGAAGGTTGAGTTATCGGAAGCCGGAAGTGTATTTTTGCCTTACGCAGAAAGAATGCTTCATCTTTACGAGGAAGGCAAAACTAAAGCCAACGCCATTATTCCCTTCGAAGGGCGTCTTGTTATTGGCAGTGTAGATTCAATTTGGCGTAACCTCCTATTCCCAGTCCTCAAAGAATATCTAGTACAGTATCCGCAGATATCGTTTAAAGCAACAACAGGGCACTCATCAGAAATAATACAATTATTAGTAGATGGCGTAATAGACCTTGCTATAGTTTATCAACCACCAAGATTAAATCGTTTTAACGTATTTGCCTGTCATGAAGATGATTTCGTTTTAGTTGTCCATCCCAATCATCCTCTAGCAGAATGTCCTTCCATTCCCGTTGAAGAATTATCCCATATTAATCTCTTATATCACAATTGGTCTGGGCCATTCAGTAAGTGGATTAATGAAGTACTACCGGCAAATCACTTATTTCAAGCCCAAATTGATCCTGCATACATTATTCTTTCTTTAGTAAAGCAGGGCCTGGGGCCGGCAATATTAAACAGATCCTCTGTAGCAAATGAATTAAATAACAAGACACTTATCGAAATTCCACTTATCGGACCTAATTTACCGCCAAAATGGGAAACTTACCTAGCGGTTAATGCCAATAAAATAAATGAGCTACCAGTTAAGAATTGGTTAGAACTTATGACAAAATTTGGGCTAAAGTGTGTTCAACTATAA